A section of the Rhizobium sp. BG4 genome encodes:
- a CDS encoding discoidin domain-containing protein yields MSDYYTTGQITLTNGSASIVGVGTAWVIANVAGGTIFAEAAGNPLPLASIEDDTHATAAIKWTGATGTYDYALLRATAFSEQLEANSNIMSRLLVGMEAGTIYRYDVSGDLADKATYDERPDDFAFLAIDVNPAQLFIKASDASGDWAGPFSYGQGEQGDEGPPGPAAIFNWRGAYSGATTYAKNDGVRGDRRSFVSLQDGNVGHALPVFPATTNAWWDLTAERGADGTGTGDVVGPDGATDWALSFYNGVTGKLLRAATIKEALDAFRLGPVFGGPPPLPSEAGVGLSDGDFNAINYAGCYTIAGSWTNGTSGAGAATYTGVLEVRTRRYTNLYIQYFYTGDAVYRRFTTTTGGLSGWSAWRQVDLSVGTAAGTVAAGDDARFGQGGKNDALLALEIADLKGSRMGMAGGIADAFDDETGVNTGGSTNQAYDAGNDWYKGSSVESSQIPALTSNSGAGVTVSASSVLSAGSTDAWYAADADSTNTFWHSASGLPATWFATFSAAKRITSYRLRWRDETSALPTAWTVSGSNDNSAWTVIDTRTAQTPSKVSGGSLYQIATPGSYLYYRIVFSTSDNAYASMRNIQLNIDTLQNMTLVSAAYTAASVPSTARLAVQTAETDAVTVNTDLTGEVSRDGGTTWTAVTLALSTNLNGVKVYEGTATISGQPSGTSMRWRVKTLNNKNVAVSGVVLQWS; encoded by the coding sequence ATGTCTGATTACTACACGACTGGGCAAATCACCCTGACGAACGGCAGCGCGTCGATTGTCGGCGTCGGCACGGCATGGGTGATTGCCAATGTCGCCGGCGGCACAATCTTTGCTGAGGCGGCTGGCAATCCTCTCCCGCTTGCCTCGATCGAGGATGACACCCACGCGACAGCAGCGATCAAGTGGACCGGTGCGACCGGCACATACGATTACGCTCTCCTCCGTGCCACGGCCTTCAGCGAGCAGCTGGAGGCCAACAGCAATATCATGTCCCGACTTCTCGTCGGCATGGAGGCCGGGACGATCTATCGCTATGACGTCTCCGGCGACCTCGCTGACAAGGCGACATACGATGAGCGCCCTGATGACTTCGCCTTCCTCGCCATCGATGTGAACCCGGCGCAGCTCTTCATCAAGGCGTCAGACGCCTCCGGAGATTGGGCGGGCCCGTTTAGCTATGGACAGGGTGAGCAAGGCGATGAAGGCCCTCCGGGCCCCGCTGCTATATTCAACTGGCGTGGCGCCTACAGCGGCGCAACGACCTATGCGAAGAATGATGGCGTCAGAGGCGATCGGCGATCGTTCGTATCTCTGCAGGACGGGAATGTCGGCCATGCTCTTCCGGTATTCCCCGCCACGACAAATGCCTGGTGGGATTTGACTGCTGAGAGAGGTGCCGATGGTACCGGAACGGGCGACGTGGTTGGCCCCGACGGCGCGACCGACTGGGCTCTTTCTTTTTACAACGGCGTGACCGGCAAGCTTCTTCGTGCCGCTACCATAAAGGAAGCGCTCGACGCCTTTCGGCTTGGCCCGGTGTTCGGTGGCCCGCCTCCGCTTCCCAGTGAGGCAGGCGTTGGCCTATCCGATGGTGATTTCAACGCAATCAACTATGCCGGCTGCTACACCATTGCTGGTTCTTGGACGAACGGCACGAGCGGGGCGGGCGCCGCCACATACACCGGCGTGCTGGAAGTTCGCACGCGGCGATATACCAACCTCTATATCCAGTATTTTTATACCGGGGATGCCGTCTATCGCCGCTTCACCACAACGACGGGCGGTCTGTCCGGCTGGTCGGCATGGCGCCAGGTGGATTTGAGTGTCGGCACGGCTGCGGGAACAGTCGCCGCTGGTGATGATGCGAGGTTCGGACAGGGCGGCAAGAACGACGCGCTGCTCGCGCTTGAAATCGCCGACCTGAAGGGCTCGCGTATGGGTATGGCTGGCGGGATCGCCGATGCCTTCGATGACGAGACAGGTGTGAACACGGGCGGATCGACCAATCAGGCCTACGATGCTGGCAACGATTGGTATAAAGGCTCGAGCGTTGAAAGCAGCCAGATACCGGCGCTAACGTCCAATAGCGGTGCTGGCGTGACGGTTTCAGCCTCAAGCGTACTAAGCGCTGGAAGCACTGATGCTTGGTACGCAGCCGATGCCGATAGTACCAATACATTCTGGCATTCCGCCAGCGGCTTGCCCGCCACATGGTTTGCCACCTTCTCTGCAGCAAAACGGATTACGTCTTATCGTTTGCGCTGGCGAGACGAGACTTCGGCCCTTCCAACCGCGTGGACGGTTTCTGGATCGAACGACAACTCGGCCTGGACGGTAATCGATACCAGAACCGCCCAGACACCGTCCAAGGTGTCCGGAGGCTCTCTTTACCAGATCGCCACGCCTGGTTCCTATCTCTACTATCGGATTGTATTTTCGACCTCCGACAACGCGTACGCGTCCATGCGTAATATCCAGCTTAATATCGATACGCTGCAGAATATGACGCTGGTTTCTGCGGCTTACACGGCGGCTAGCGTTCCTTCAACCGCACGTCTTGCCGTGCAGACTGCAGAAACCGATGCGGTCACCGTCAACACTGATTTGACCGGCGAAGTCTCTCGTGACGGCGGCACTACATGGACGGCAGTCACCCTCGCGCTCTCGACGAACCTCAACGGCGTGAAGGTCTATGAAGGCACCGCAACGATCAGCGGCCAGCCATCCGGTACGTCGATGCGTTGGCGCGTCAAAACCCTCAACAACAAGAACGTCGCTGTCTCCGGCGTCGTCCTGCAGTGGAGCTAA
- a CDS encoding DUF2163 domain-containing protein gives MALSEEVTALYDQGRISTRQMIRVSIGSGIYGFIARREPLVYAGVTYQPFGLLEVSDIGGGTGTAADGGFTLTLAESKDLGLTPEILTQIEDEDYRDRPVVVYDAHFHPDTRALIQVEPVARGYLDVIEHNEDDERGYYLTARCEGRQLDYSRRNGRKRTVADQQRRDPGDRFFEHAATAGRVDVNWGRAVGSAINTAKSAAAGAARAIGFKGL, from the coding sequence ATGGCGCTCTCTGAAGAGGTCACGGCTCTCTACGACCAGGGGCGCATCTCCACGCGCCAGATGATCCGCGTCTCGATCGGTTCCGGCATTTATGGTTTCATCGCGCGCCGAGAGCCGCTGGTCTATGCCGGCGTCACGTATCAGCCATTCGGTCTGCTTGAGGTCTCCGATATCGGCGGCGGTACCGGGACGGCGGCGGATGGCGGTTTCACGCTCACGCTTGCCGAGAGTAAGGATTTAGGCCTGACGCCTGAAATTCTGACGCAGATCGAAGACGAGGACTACCGGGACCGACCGGTTGTCGTCTACGACGCCCACTTCCACCCGGACACGCGGGCTTTGATCCAGGTCGAGCCGGTTGCTCGCGGCTACCTCGATGTCATCGAGCATAACGAAGACGATGAGCGTGGCTATTACCTCACTGCCCGCTGCGAAGGCCGGCAGTTGGACTATTCACGCCGCAATGGCCGCAAGCGCACCGTGGCTGATCAGCAGCGGCGCGATCCCGGCGATCGGTTCTTCGAGCACGCTGCAACGGCAGGGCGCGTTGACGTGAACTGGGGCAGGGCTGTCGGCTCGGCAATCAATACCGCCAAGAGCGCGGCAGCAGGCGCGGCGCGCGCAATAGGCTTTAAGGGGCTTTAG
- a CDS encoding cation:proton antiporter encodes MHQEATLIATVAVSFVFAAVLGYVADRLRLPPLVGYLMAGILMGPFTPGFIADTGLASQLAEMGVILLMFGVGLHFSAGDLLAVKGIAIPGAVLQIVIATLLGVALCSFWGWGLGAGIVFGLSLSVASTVVLLKALEERNLVNSASGRVAIGWLIVEDLAMVLALVLLPALAELLGGHASDALAHGGGLPLPLTIGLTLLKVGAFAVMAVVLGPKVVPWLLTLVARTGSRELFTLAVLAIALGIAFGSAAIFGVSFALGAFFAGVVMSESNLSHRAAADSLPLQNAFSVLFFVSVGMLFNPAVLVKEPMAVFCALLLIIVGKAIISFGVVLLLRYPVGMGLTVAGGLAQIGEFSFILAGLGVSLGLMPQEGQDLILAAAILSITLNPLVCFAAEVAHKKVHKKWPHLYDGYGRKRLDMLGRELEKNRLLSEEREREHQLEMQKLVETFPLFAEVDEHSQEELLLLFRPKSALPGERVVRKGDRGDGMYFISSGAVEVRVNGGPVALEAGSFFGEMALLSGGRRTADVIAIDFCQFLVLERRDFNMFSARHPALRAAVSEMARERTEMNVMRAKRAKQAEQHEPSTES; translated from the coding sequence GTGCATCAGGAAGCAACCCTTATCGCGACGGTGGCCGTAAGCTTCGTCTTTGCAGCGGTGCTCGGCTATGTGGCGGACAGGCTGCGGCTGCCGCCGCTGGTCGGCTATCTGATGGCCGGCATCCTGATGGGCCCCTTCACGCCGGGCTTCATCGCCGATACCGGGCTTGCAAGCCAGCTCGCGGAAATGGGCGTCATCCTGTTGATGTTCGGCGTGGGCCTGCATTTCTCGGCCGGCGACCTCCTGGCCGTCAAGGGCATCGCCATTCCGGGCGCCGTACTGCAGATCGTCATCGCCACACTGCTTGGCGTTGCGCTCTGCTCCTTCTGGGGCTGGGGGCTCGGCGCCGGTATCGTCTTCGGGCTCAGCCTCTCGGTTGCCAGTACCGTCGTCCTGTTGAAGGCGCTGGAGGAGCGAAATCTCGTCAATTCCGCCAGCGGCCGCGTGGCGATCGGCTGGCTGATCGTCGAAGATCTGGCCATGGTTCTGGCGCTCGTGTTGCTGCCGGCGCTGGCCGAACTGCTCGGCGGCCATGCGAGCGATGCGCTCGCCCATGGCGGCGGCCTGCCGCTGCCCTTGACCATCGGCCTGACGCTGCTCAAGGTCGGCGCCTTCGCGGTCATGGCCGTCGTGCTCGGCCCCAAGGTGGTTCCCTGGCTTTTGACGCTGGTGGCGCGTACCGGTTCGCGCGAACTCTTCACGCTTGCGGTTCTGGCGATCGCGCTGGGCATCGCCTTCGGTTCGGCCGCCATCTTCGGCGTGTCCTTCGCGCTCGGCGCCTTCTTCGCCGGCGTCGTCATGAGCGAGTCCAACCTCAGCCATCGCGCCGCCGCCGATTCCCTGCCGCTGCAGAACGCCTTCTCGGTGCTGTTCTTCGTCTCCGTCGGCATGCTCTTCAATCCAGCGGTTCTGGTGAAGGAGCCGATGGCAGTGTTCTGTGCACTGCTGCTGATCATCGTCGGCAAGGCGATCATTTCCTTCGGCGTCGTGCTTCTCTTGCGCTATCCCGTCGGCATGGGCCTGACGGTCGCTGGCGGCTTGGCGCAGATCGGCGAATTCTCCTTCATCCTCGCCGGTCTCGGTGTTTCGCTCGGCCTGATGCCGCAGGAGGGCCAGGATCTGATCCTTGCCGCCGCCATCCTGTCGATCACCCTCAATCCGCTGGTCTGCTTTGCCGCGGAGGTCGCGCATAAGAAGGTGCACAAGAAATGGCCGCACCTTTACGACGGCTACGGCCGCAAGCGTCTCGACATGCTGGGCCGCGAACTCGAAAAGAACCGGCTTCTCAGCGAAGAGCGCGAGCGCGAACATCAGCTCGAAATGCAGAAACTGGTCGAAACTTTCCCGCTCTTTGCCGAGGTCGATGAACATTCGCAGGAGGAGCTGTTGCTGCTCTTCCGCCCGAAATCGGCTCTGCCGGGCGAACGCGTGGTACGCAAGGGCGACCGCGGCGACGGCATGTATTTCATCTCCTCGGGCGCCGTCGAGGTTCGCGTCAATGGCGGACCGGTGGCGCTTGAGGCGGGATCCTTCTTCGGCGAAATGGCGCTTCTCTCCGGCGGGCGCCGCACGGCCGATGTCATCGCTATCGATTTCTGCCAGTTCCTGGTTCTTGAGCGGCGCGACTTCAACATGTTCTCGGCCCGCCACCCGGCGCTGAGGGCTGCCGTCAGCGAAATGGCGCGCGAGCGCACGGAGATGAACGTGATGCGCGCCAAGCGCGCCAAACAGGCCGAACAACACGAGCCCTCGACGGAAAGCTGA
- a CDS encoding glycoside hydrolase family protein: MATGAAAAIVSGWAYFTASQMPAAKPEMTPAIVHAAVTKGITPPAVDLAITNLIKPWEGFSNIAYQDSIGVWTIGWGETTLNGRPVRKGDYISLEDADKRLQVRVTRDYYLPLVDGVKDFVKAPDSVQASLTSGAYNFGVKLKSSAAQFVTKHQYRQACEAQTAYNRAGGKIWKGLVNRREMGDAQRIGEAELCVSGLK, translated from the coding sequence GTGGCTACAGGCGCCGCGGCGGCAATCGTCAGCGGTTGGGCCTACTTCACGGCTAGCCAGATGCCTGCGGCTAAGCCTGAGATGACGCCGGCGATCGTCCATGCTGCCGTTACCAAGGGCATCACCCCTCCCGCAGTCGATCTCGCGATCACCAACCTGATTAAGCCATGGGAAGGTTTCTCGAACATCGCCTACCAGGATAGCATTGGCGTCTGGACCATCGGCTGGGGCGAGACGACGCTCAACGGTCGGCCTGTCCGAAAGGGCGATTACATCTCTCTCGAGGATGCAGACAAGCGCCTGCAGGTCCGCGTGACGCGAGATTACTACCTGCCGCTCGTCGATGGCGTGAAGGACTTCGTCAAGGCGCCGGACAGCGTCCAGGCGTCGCTCACCTCGGGCGCGTATAATTTCGGGGTCAAGCTGAAGTCGTCGGCCGCTCAGTTCGTCACGAAGCATCAGTACCGGCAAGCCTGCGAGGCCCAGACGGCCTACAATCGGGCGGGGGGCAAGATCTGGAAGGGCCTCGTCAATCGACGTGAAATGGGCGACGCCCAGCGCATCGGGGAGGCCGAGCTTTGCGTCTCGGGGCTGAAGTGA
- a CDS encoding tyrosine-type recombinase/integrase produces the protein MFSTAYAPAPRLHAPLNSLSNLHNRPHLLGVANLTPPYGQGFEFAPSGYRRPRRTRYLGGCMTHQVFISSAVPVTSEKTFAEAAASYLKHGGDGKHIQPIIEHFGNRPLASIFPFDVKEMASALYPTQSNATRNRQALTPARAVINHGYERGWCSLIRIRKLKEEPPRRKTPASPVWMHSFIRQCAKDGLPHVAAIVLFMSQTAARISEAINVRWKDVDLAGRKALLVKTKTGANSLRHLTDEVVRRLHDMREGAADSDRVFRYTNRHSVNERILAVCRRAEISYKSSHLCGRHTFATNAIDMGLDIKTAMDAGDWKSPEVFLGTYVHSRRDASRAAADRFNSFQFDEAF, from the coding sequence ATGTTTTCAACGGCCTACGCGCCCGCACCGCGTTTACATGCCCCTTTGAATTCATTGTCGAATTTGCACAACCGCCCGCACCTTTTGGGGGTCGCAAATTTAACGCCCCCTTATGGCCAAGGCTTTGAATTCGCTCCTTCGGGTTACCGGAGGCCAAGAAGAACACGATATCTTGGAGGATGCATGACGCATCAGGTTTTCATCTCATCAGCGGTGCCCGTCACCAGCGAGAAGACATTCGCCGAAGCCGCAGCCAGCTATCTCAAGCACGGCGGCGACGGAAAGCACATTCAGCCGATCATCGAGCATTTCGGAAATCGGCCACTCGCCTCGATCTTCCCGTTCGATGTGAAGGAGATGGCGTCCGCGCTGTACCCGACGCAGAGCAACGCTACGCGAAATCGCCAGGCACTGACCCCGGCGCGAGCCGTGATCAATCACGGCTACGAGCGCGGCTGGTGCAGCCTTATTCGCATCAGGAAGCTGAAGGAGGAACCGCCGAGGCGAAAAACGCCGGCATCACCAGTCTGGATGCACTCCTTCATCCGGCAATGCGCCAAGGACGGTCTGCCGCATGTCGCCGCGATCGTGCTGTTCATGTCGCAGACCGCGGCGCGAATTAGCGAGGCAATCAATGTACGATGGAAGGATGTCGATCTCGCCGGGCGCAAGGCGCTTCTCGTCAAGACGAAGACCGGGGCGAACTCGCTGCGCCACCTGACCGACGAGGTCGTGCGCCGCCTCCATGACATGCGAGAGGGCGCGGCCGACAGCGACCGAGTGTTTCGTTACACCAACCGGCATTCGGTTAATGAACGCATTCTGGCGGTCTGTAGGCGGGCGGAGATCAGCTACAAGTCCAGCCACCTCTGCGGCAGGCATACCTTTGCGACCAACGCGATAGATATGGGCCTGGACATAAAGACAGCGATGGATGCCGGTGATTGGAAAAGTCCCGAAGTCTTCCTCGGAACATACGTACACTCGCGGAGAGATGCGAGCCGAGCAGCCGCAGACCGCTTTAATTCGTTCCAATTCGATGAGGCTTTCTGA
- a CDS encoding putative sugar O-methyltransferase: MKLKTRLRIFRNAKFTRLPKVTRLWIDPPQAEISAQQPHCNLSDEFLLRVSNAYRLAPKDTAQPDIWNDLRSKSNEMRLALESADIAEMRRLFSTLLTGTTATGYAHTVHSAQSDWQWGREYFSTRCRDAILALAEAVGVIGVASTEQTSWDKLIGRQNGLLEPTIEAIEHRLGHSLAPVDFGSAPIARIDNRWINPDFVRQAYVPYRIEQIGIGKDDPIIEIGGGLGHVARYVIVRGYTDYTIVDLPFVLATQAAFLASALGEAAVSLFGEERRAASISLHPANISFPDRRFALAINMDSLPEMAEKYVLSYLSQLKRNAMLFLSVNQEAGKRGQHIVSNLADKTEGFCRLSRHPYWMEQGYVEELYKLQNEAID; this comes from the coding sequence ATGAAACTGAAGACACGGCTTAGGATCTTCCGGAACGCGAAATTTACGCGTCTTCCAAAAGTCACTCGCCTATGGATCGATCCTCCCCAGGCGGAAATTTCCGCCCAGCAGCCCCACTGCAATCTTTCCGACGAATTCCTTCTTCGTGTCTCGAATGCATATCGGCTTGCCCCCAAAGACACGGCGCAACCAGACATCTGGAACGATCTGAGAAGCAAAAGCAACGAAATGAGGTTAGCGCTCGAGAGTGCCGACATAGCTGAGATGCGCCGTCTATTTTCAACTCTTCTGACTGGCACCACGGCGACCGGATACGCTCATACGGTCCATAGCGCTCAATCTGATTGGCAGTGGGGTAGGGAGTACTTCTCAACGCGCTGTCGAGATGCAATCCTGGCGCTGGCGGAGGCTGTAGGAGTCATCGGTGTGGCTTCGACAGAGCAAACCTCATGGGATAAACTCATAGGGCGGCAGAACGGTCTCTTGGAGCCGACTATTGAAGCCATTGAGCATCGCCTTGGTCACTCTCTCGCGCCAGTTGACTTCGGCTCTGCCCCTATCGCTAGAATCGACAATCGCTGGATCAATCCTGATTTCGTCCGTCAAGCGTACGTTCCCTATAGAATCGAACAAATTGGAATAGGAAAAGATGATCCCATTATCGAAATTGGCGGTGGTCTTGGTCATGTCGCCCGGTACGTTATCGTCAGAGGTTACACAGACTATACAATAGTCGATCTCCCGTTTGTGTTGGCGACCCAGGCCGCGTTTCTTGCTTCAGCACTTGGGGAAGCCGCCGTATCTTTGTTTGGGGAAGAGAGGCGGGCAGCATCAATTTCGCTTCATCCCGCAAATATTAGTTTTCCGGATCGGCGTTTCGCCCTCGCCATCAATATGGACTCATTGCCGGAGATGGCCGAAAAGTACGTTTTGTCCTACTTAAGCCAACTTAAGCGTAATGCGATGCTATTTCTTTCTGTAAACCAGGAGGCTGGTAAGCGAGGACAACATATAGTTTCGAATCTAGCCGATAAGACCGAGGGCTTTTGCCGGTTAAGTAGGCACCCTTATTGGATGGAGCAGGGGTACGTTGAAGAGTTATACAAGCTCCAGAATGAGGCGATCGACTAG
- a CDS encoding phage tail protein produces the protein MGFLAPVIGAIGTFFGSLGIIGKAIIGIGLNLLVGVLTKKEQKKATPSGSQFERDYGENVSRKVACGLVGLAGHDCYVNTWGSSNKQLEQIYAFSDFPCDGLSKIYAGGKQLTLSVTSSDAVKTVYAVSSGDYAGLMTFTFYNGTQTTADAGLIDHSNPIGRWTADHIGTGICFIIARLTYDQEKLGSFPDFFFELRGARLYDPRKDSTVGGVGAHRWDNYATYEFSQNPIVQEYNYRRGFSINDDMFCGMGMDAVDLPLDRYFTAMNICDEIVDGTEARYRCSIIFDCDVEHGDNIQSVMVSCGGIVIDSVEGSWPLIGTDQPIVETFTDDDLIKSEAVRFQKRRSMADLVNAVSGTYPEPSNMWSPAGYDTQTDAGYVALDRRSRDVNLELPTVCSKRQANQLASIYFNENRYEATADIVLRPRFQTIKAGDWVRWNSARYGDRVYMVQARSIKALTSDGPRNVALSLQERDGAIYDAVTVIPPVIPIPNDSPVYLNELQDFSVAPVIGVGADGRSYPAFRVSWSPIDDPTVTSIQLEWWIKTDPTNKFSRTITPDQTVAFLQEGILSLTTYQFRSKVIADRPTNWAAAVDATSLDGGNSDLEVGLGNLKQEVKDIFSELYAGLNRNESRLAQIQQNLQITGGVSQSLNRKLEVTGAKFDEQIFVLTSDVANVVEQTTELIAQFGENLANGLVAFQAVAAPEGVTVRYAILLKAELDDAFLESGFYIQIYTDAGVLKSEVAFDVNRFSVLTSDDENSYPFLIENGELTLNTARIKTIRGGAWISDNNKLQIDGIAGTIEVFA, from the coding sequence ATGGGCTTTCTAGCACCTGTCATTGGCGCGATCGGCACGTTCTTCGGGTCGCTCGGCATCATCGGCAAGGCGATCATCGGGATCGGCCTCAACCTTCTCGTCGGTGTTCTGACGAAGAAGGAGCAGAAGAAGGCCACGCCGAGCGGCTCGCAGTTCGAACGGGACTATGGCGAGAACGTCAGCCGCAAGGTCGCGTGCGGCCTCGTCGGCCTCGCCGGCCACGACTGCTACGTCAACACCTGGGGCAGCTCGAACAAGCAGCTTGAGCAGATCTACGCGTTCTCCGACTTCCCCTGCGATGGCCTCTCGAAGATCTACGCCGGCGGGAAACAACTGACGCTCTCAGTGACGTCGTCTGATGCGGTGAAGACAGTGTATGCGGTTTCTTCCGGCGACTATGCCGGCCTGATGACCTTCACCTTCTACAACGGCACGCAGACGACGGCAGATGCCGGCCTGATTGATCACTCGAACCCGATCGGGCGCTGGACAGCCGACCATATCGGCACGGGCATCTGCTTCATCATCGCCCGCCTGACCTATGATCAAGAGAAGCTCGGCAGCTTCCCTGACTTCTTCTTCGAACTGCGCGGCGCTCGCCTTTACGATCCGCGCAAGGATTCGACCGTTGGCGGCGTCGGCGCTCATCGTTGGGACAACTACGCCACCTACGAGTTCTCGCAGAACCCGATCGTTCAGGAATACAACTACCGCCGCGGCTTTTCGATCAACGATGACATGTTCTGCGGCATGGGCATGGACGCGGTTGATCTTCCGCTCGATCGCTATTTCACGGCCATGAACATCTGCGACGAGATCGTTGACGGCACAGAAGCGCGCTACCGCTGCTCGATCATCTTCGATTGCGACGTCGAGCACGGCGACAACATTCAGTCGGTAATGGTCTCCTGCGGTGGTATCGTTATTGATAGCGTCGAAGGCTCCTGGCCGCTCATTGGCACTGATCAGCCGATCGTCGAAACTTTCACCGACGATGACCTCATCAAGAGCGAGGCCGTGCGCTTTCAGAAGCGCCGGTCAATGGCCGATTTGGTCAACGCAGTCTCGGGCACCTATCCCGAACCCTCCAACATGTGGAGCCCGGCCGGCTATGACACACAGACGGACGCGGGCTACGTCGCCCTTGATAGACGCTCGCGTGACGTGAACCTCGAACTGCCGACAGTCTGCTCGAAGCGCCAGGCAAACCAGCTGGCATCGATCTACTTCAATGAGAACCGCTACGAGGCGACGGCTGACATCGTCCTTCGTCCGCGCTTCCAGACGATCAAGGCCGGTGACTGGGTGCGCTGGAATTCGGCGCGCTACGGCGACCGCGTCTACATGGTGCAGGCTCGATCCATCAAGGCTCTGACCAGCGACGGCCCCCGCAATGTCGCTCTGTCGCTGCAAGAGCGTGACGGCGCGATCTATGATGCGGTGACGGTCATTCCGCCCGTGATCCCGATCCCCAACGATAGCCCGGTCTATCTCAACGAGTTGCAGGACTTCTCTGTTGCTCCGGTGATCGGTGTCGGCGCTGATGGCCGCTCTTATCCGGCCTTCCGCGTGTCCTGGTCGCCGATTGACGATCCGACCGTGACGAGCATTCAGCTGGAATGGTGGATCAAGACCGATCCGACGAACAAGTTCTCGCGCACGATCACGCCAGATCAGACGGTGGCCTTCCTTCAAGAGGGCATCCTCAGCCTGACCACCTATCAGTTCCGATCGAAGGTGATCGCCGATCGCCCGACGAACTGGGCAGCTGCGGTGGATGCTACGTCGCTCGACGGCGGTAACTCCGATCTTGAGGTTGGTCTCGGCAACCTGAAGCAGGAAGTGAAGGACATCTTCTCGGAACTTTACGCCGGGCTGAACCGCAACGAGTCGCGACTGGCGCAAATCCAGCAGAACCTGCAGATCACCGGCGGCGTATCGCAATCCCTCAACCGAAAGCTTGAGGTGACCGGCGCCAAGTTCGATGAGCAGATCTTCGTGCTCACGTCGGACGTCGCCAATGTCGTCGAGCAGACGACAGAGCTGATTGCGCAATTTGGCGAGAACCTTGCTAATGGCTTGGTCGCGTTTCAGGCTGTGGCGGCGCCGGAAGGCGTGACGGTGAGGTATGCTATCCTGCTCAAGGCCGAACTTGACGATGCCTTCCTCGAGAGCGGCTTCTACATTCAAATTTACACGGATGCAGGCGTCCTAAAATCTGAAGTGGCCTTCGATGTTAATCGCTTCTCGGTTCTCACCTCAGACGACGAGAATTCCTACCCCTTCCTCATCGAGAACGGCGAGCTGACTCTGAATACTGCTCGCATCAAGACGATCCGCGGCGGCGCCTGGATCTCCGACAATAACAAGCTGCAGATCGACGGCATTGCCGGCACGATTGAGGTGTTTGCCTGA
- a CDS encoding YqaA family protein, with protein MLRRLYDWTMSLAARKSAEVWLAVIAFVESSVFLVPADVLYLPMALAKPERAYRYALVATVASVLGGIAGWALGYYAYDAIARPVLEFYGKLDAFEQLRVYIHDEWEILLLLLVTSGLAHLPPIKVVTILAGVIHMNLGFFVISAIIARGARFFFLAWLLRRYGEPIRDFIEKRLGQLAAIAAVVLIALGVAYKLIAH; from the coding sequence ATGCTCCGCAGACTTTACGACTGGACCATGTCTCTCGCCGCCCGCAAGTCGGCCGAAGTCTGGCTCGCCGTTATCGCCTTCGTCGAAAGCTCCGTCTTTCTCGTTCCGGCCGATGTGCTCTATCTGCCGATGGCCCTTGCCAAGCCCGAGCGCGCCTATCGCTACGCGCTGGTCGCGACTGTCGCCTCCGTTCTCGGCGGCATCGCCGGCTGGGCACTCGGCTACTACGCCTATGATGCGATCGCCCGCCCCGTTCTGGAATTCTACGGCAAGCTCGATGCCTTCGAGCAGCTGAGGGTCTATATCCACGACGAGTGGGAAATCCTGCTGCTGCTTCTGGTAACCTCGGGTCTCGCGCATCTGCCGCCGATCAAGGTGGTCACCATTCTCGCCGGCGTCATCCACATGAACCTCGGCTTCTTCGTCATCTCGGCGATCATTGCCCGCGGCGCGCGCTTCTTCTTCCTCGCCTGGCTGCTGCGCCGCTATGGCGAGCCGATCCGCGATTTCATCGAGAAACGCCTCGGCCAGCTGGCGGCGATTGCCGCAGTCGTGCTGATCGCGCTCGGCGTCGCCTACAAGTTAATTGCCCACTGA